A DNA window from Daucus carota subsp. sativus chromosome 3, DH1 v3.0, whole genome shotgun sequence contains the following coding sequences:
- the LOC108214170 gene encoding uncharacterized protein LOC108214170, producing MAYDLIAKDAVTGFSKDIGKKKRNNRLAKLKQSKLDVRREQWLSQVKNKELKADSNGRGISPTLFSLVSAEGNKLSENSELGTKEVDIEVSSIHEIDLDSLMSSPVGSSNLPDSSCSCASSRCCSVSVSENEEEDSCLDDWETIADALIATDTGHDQKIVSPPQSVKNNGSTDPKSVNQNSHVPLKEKESKKMVPGVRGKPQAWRLGDVSRPQSLPNLVKQNYQKMRSSRRATATWARQNVEPQPSSCPICYEDLDPTDSSFLPCPCGFHLCLFCHKKIMEGDARCPGCRKQYEHVEGDLGFRAEVDLNKASYGNLRTWIF from the exons ATGGCGTATGATTTGATCGCGAAAGACGCTGTAACCGGTTTCTCCAAAGACATTGGCAAGAAAAAACGG AACAATAGATTGGCGAAACTGAAACAGAGCAAGCTTGATGTTCGGCGCGAACAGTGGCTCTCGCAAG ttaaaaataaagaattgaAAGCAGATTCAAATGGGCGGGGCATATCTCCTACATTGTTCTCCCTGGTCAGTGCTGAGGGGAACAAATTATCTGAGAATTCAGAGTTGGGGACAAAGGAGGTGGATATTGAGGTGTCAAGCATTCATGAAATCGATTTGGACTCCCTGATGAGCAGTCCAGTTGGCAGCAGTAATCTTCCTGATAGTAGCTGTAGCTGTGCCAGTAGCAGGTGTTGTTCTGTCAGCGTAAGCGAAAACGAAGAGGAGGATAGTTGTTTGGATGATTGGGAGACTATCGCCGATGCCTTGATTGCTACAGATACAGGCCATGACCAGAAAATTGTCTCTCCTCCCCAGTCCGTGAAAAATAATGGCTCAACTGACCCTAAATCAGTAAATCAAAATTCTCATGTTCCCTTGAAAGAAAAGGAGAGTAAGAAAATGGTACCTGGGGTCCGGGGGAAACCTCAGGCATGGCGGTTAGGTGATGTTTCCCGCCCGCAAAGTCTTCCGAACCTTGTGAAGCAAAACTACCAGAAGATGAGGTCTAGTAGGAGAGCAACCGCCACATGGGCGAGGCAAAATGTGGAACCTCAACCATCTTCATGCCCAATATGCTATGAGGATCTTGATCCAACAGACTCGAGTTTTCTTCCGTGTCCTTGTGGGTTCCACCTTTGCCTTTTTTGtcacaaaaaaattatggaGGGTGATGCAAGATGCCCAGGATGCAGGAAGCAGTATGAACACGTCGAAGGGGATTTAGGATTCAGAGCAGAGGTGGATTTAAACAAAGCCAGCTATGGCAATCTTCGTACATGGATATTTTGA